Genomic segment of Mycolicibacterium psychrotolerans:
GGCGAACCTCGGGCTGGCGACCGACATCTGCACCAAGCAGCTCATCGGGGTGGCGGGCCTGGCCGCCGAGCGCATCCACCGTGCGCTCGGACTGCCCGACGGCATCGACGGTGCGATCGAGATGCTGCGGCTGCACCCGCTGCTGAATCCGGCCGCCTATGTCGACGCCGAGTTCGGACCCGACACGGTGCGGGTGCAGCGGTCACCGGCCCATGAGGACGGCGCCTGGGTGGCGCTGGTGCACCCGGACGAGGCCCGGCCGCTGCAGGCCGCGGTCGCCGCGATCGATCCGCACCTCGACGTGGAGCTCACCGGCACCCGCACCGACTGGACCGCGCAGGTGGTGCGGCGCGACAGTCCGGCCCGGGAGATGGGGGAGGTGTCGGTGGTGAAGTTCAGCGGCGGAGCGTCGTTCACCTTCGAGCCGCGTCGGTCCCTGCCGCTGACGGTCGTTTAAGTCCGCAGCGCGCCGCCCACCCACCGGCGCAGATAACGGCGCAGCGCCGCCCCGCGGCGCGGTGGCCGCCCGGGATCGATGACGAAGGACTGGATCACCCGCAGCAGATGCTCGGCCAGTTCGTCGAGGTCGTCGTCTCCGTATCCGATGCCGGCCCAGTCGACGTCGAGACGTCCGACCATGTCGCGGGCGAACCGCAGCGCGACGTCGGAGGTGACGGACTCCACGTGCGCCGCCCCGCCCGGCACCATCAGCAGGCCGATGTACTTCTCCCGGGGCAGCCACTCCAGCGCCGTGGCAACCGCTTCGGTGACCGCGTCGGCCGGGTCGGTGACACCGGCGACGTGCGCGGCGAGGCGCTCCAGAAAGCCGTCGACGGCACGCACTGCCGCGGCCACCAGCAGCGCCTCGGTGCTGGGGAAGTACCGGTACACCGTCTGCCGGGTGACCCCGACAGTTCGGGCCACGTCGGAGATCGAGAAGTCGGCGCCGTGGTCCTCGATGGCCTTGCCCGCCGCAGCAAGGATCCGGCCGACTGCCTCCTCGTCCGAGGCGGGTTTGGCTCCAGACCAGCCGTGGGTGCGCACGATGGCACCCTAGTCCCGGCTACCGATAGGAGACCCGCAGCTCCTTCACCCCGTTGATCCACCCCGACCGCAGCCGCTGCGGTTCGGCCAACTTGGCGATGTCGGGGATCTGGCTGGCGATCTCGTCGAACATCAACTTGATCTCCATGCGCGCGAGGTTCGCCCCGATGCAGTAGTGCGCGCCGTTGCCGCCGAACGCCAGATGCGGGTTGGGGTCGCGCAGGATGTCGAACTCGAAGGGCCGGTCGAACACGTCCTCGTCGAAGTTGGCGGAACTGTAGAACAACCCGACCCGCTGGCCCTCGGCGATCGTCAGGCCGCCGAGCTCGACGTCGCGGTTGGCGGTGCGCTGGAAGCAGTGCACCGGCGTCGCCCAGCGGATGATCTCGTCGACGGCGGTCTGCGGCCGCTCGCGCTTGAACAGCTCCCACTGGTCGGGGTTCTCCAGGAACGCGTTCATGCCGTGGGTCATCGCGTTGCGGGTGGTCTCGTTGCCCGCGACGGCGAGCAGGATGACGAAGAACGCGAACTCCACATCGGACATCGACTGCCCCTCGAGGTCGGCCTGCACCAGCCGGGTGACGATGTCGTCGGCGGGGCAACGACGGCGCTCCTCGGCCATCGTGTACGCGTAGCCCATCAACTCGGCGTTGGCGGTCGTGGGATCGGAGTCGAAGTCCGGGTCGTCGGTGTTCATGATGCAGTTCGTCCAGTGGAACAGCCGCTCGCGGTCGGCCTCGGGGACGCCGATCAGATCGGCGATGGCCAGCAGCGGCAACCCTATCGCGATGTCATCAACGAAGTTGCCGGCGTCCGTCTCGGCGGCGGCGCGCACGATCTGCCGCGCCGAGACAGCCAGTTTCTCCCCCAGCGTCGCGATGGCCCGCGGGGTGAACAGCCGCGACACGATCTTCCGCAGCCGGGTGTGCTCCGGAGCGTCATGGTTGATCAGGAGGGCCTTGGTCAGCTCCAACTGCTCGGCGGTGACGCCGTCGGGCAGTCGCATCACCGCACCCTTCCGGTTGGTCGACCACAGGGCACCGTCACGCGAGATCGCCTTGATGTCCGCGTGACGGGAGATCACCCAGTAGCCGCCGTCGTCGAAGACCGACTCCTGCTGCGCGTTCCACCACACCGGCGCCGTCCTGCGCAGCTCGGCGAACTCGGTCACCGGGATGCCGTGGAGCAGTACGTCCGGGTCGGTGAAGTCATACCCCGGGGGCAGGAGCGAAGCGACTCGGGGGGAGGTGGAGCCCTGGGGCAGAGACATGACGATCACTCCTGTGTGACGTGAAGCACTTTCCCTGACCATACACTGTGAGGCATTGGTGTATGCCCGCAAGGTCTGCGCGACCGTGACGCCCTGCCATTAGGGTGGGCACCTGTGCACGTCCTGGTGATCGGTTCCGGAGCCCGCGAACATGCGCTGCTGCTTGCGCTGCGCCGAGACCCCGAGGTCGACGCGCTCTCGGTGGCGCCCGGCAACGCGGGCACCTCAGCGCTTGCCGACCAGTACGACGTGGATGTGACGTCGGGCGACGACGTCGTCGCGCTGGCACGCCGGGTGGGGGCCGATCTCGTCGTCATCGGGCCGGAAGTGCCGTTGGTGCTCGGCGTCGCGGACGCCGTGCGGGCCGCCGGCATCGCCTGCTTCGGTCCGACGCGCGACGCCGCCCGCATCGAGGGCTCCAAATCCTTCGCCAAGGACGTGATGAACGCCGCCGGGGTGCGGACCGCGACCAGTGAGATCGTGGACAACCCCGGCCATCTCGACGCCGCGCTGGACCGGTTCGGGCCGCCCGGCGGTGACCGGGCCTGGGTCGTCAAGGACGACGGACTTGCGGCGGGCAAGGGCGTCGTGGTCACCGACGACCGCATCGTCGCCCGCGCCCACGCCGCCAGCCTGCTCGAGGCCGGCCACCCAGTGCTGCTCGAGTCCTTCCTCGACGGTCCCGAGGTGTCGCTGTTCTGCCTCGTCGACGGCGAGACGGTGGTGCCGCTGCTACCGGCGCAGGACTTCAAGCGTGTCGGTGACGGCGACACCGGCCCCAACACCGGGGGCATGGGCGCCTACACGCCGCTGCCGTGGTTGCCGGCGGACACGACCGACCGCATCGTGGACGAGATCATCAAACCCGTTGCCGCCGAACTGGTTCGGCGGGGCAGCGCATTCTCCGGCCTGCTCTACGCAGGTCTGGCGATCACCTCGAAGGGTCCGGCCGTCGTCGAATTCAACTGCCGCTTCGGCGATCCGGAGACCCAGGCGGTGCTGGCGCTGCTCGACTCCCCGCTGGGCCGGCTGCTGCGGGCGGCCGCCACCGGCGAGTTGGCCGCCGCGCCGGCGCCGCGCTGGCGTGACGGCGCGGCCGTCACGGTCGTCGTCGCCGCCGAGAACTATCCCGGCCGGCCCCGGGTCGGCGACGTCATTCACGGCGCCGACGCCGACGGCGTCCTGCATGCCGGTACCGCCCGCCGGGACGACGGGGCGCTGGTGTCCTCGGGCGGGCGGGTGCTCTCGGTGGTCGGCACCGGCGCCGACCTGGCGGCGGCACGCACCTCGGCGTACGCCATCCTGGATGGAATCCGGTTGCCCGGCAGTCACTTCCGCACCGACATCGGGCAGGCCGCAGCCGAAGGACGGATCGGCCTCTAAACCGTCAGCAACGGCGCCATCCAGCTCAGTTCGGAACTGAGCTGCGAGGACCAGAACGCCGCGTTGTGTCCACCCGGCGAGAACCCGCCGGCGGGCGGAGTCGGCAGTTGGCCGATGAACTGCCGGGTGGCCGAGGCGAACGGATCGTCGTCGCCGCAGTCGATGCGCACCGGGATGCCGGTCAAGCCGGCGAGGCCCCAGACGCTGTTGGCCTCGTAGTCCGCCGCGTCGTCGAAGGCGCCGGGCGCCGCAGCGCCGGCAGACGTCCACAGAGCAGGACTCACGGCACAGATCGCCGCGGTGCGCCCGGCGCCCAGCCGGGTGCCCAGCAGCAAGGCGCCGTAGCCGCCCATCGACCAGCCCAGGAATCCGACGCGCGACGTGTCGAGGCCCTGCTCGGCGAGCAGCGGCAGGAACTCGTCGAGCACCATCGCCCCCGAGTCGTCACCCGACGCGCGCCGGTGCCAGTAGCCGTTGCCGCCGTCGACCGCTGCCAACGCGAACGGTGGCAGGCCCGCCCGCACGGCGTCGGCGAGGAATTGCTCGGCGCCCATCGACATCACTGTCTGGGCGCTGCTGTCCTTGCCGTGCAGCAGGATCACCGGCCGCAGCGGCGCGGTCTGCCCGGGCGGGCGGGCGACGATCCAGTTGGCCGGTGCGCCACCGCGCGCCGCCGACGGAAACGATCCCGCGGCATACGTCGGCGCGGCCGCCGGTGGCGCCCCCGCGGCTGTCGCCCGGCTCATCGCGGACACTGCGGCTACTCCTGTTGCGGTCGCGAGGCCCGCCCGGAAACCGAGCCCGAGCATCTCCCGCCGGCTGATCGTCGGCATGCGCGCCATCATGCCAGCCCCACCCGTTCCAACATCCGGGCGAATTGCCGAAAGCCCGATGTCACAACCCTCTGACTGGCACGATGTCAAGCGTGACGGCAGCAGTCACTCCCAAGGGAGAACGTCGGCGGTATGCGCTGGTCAGCGCCGCTGCCGACCTGCTGTGCGAAGGCGGCTTCGACGCCGTGCGGCACCGCGCCGTGGCCCGCCGCGCCGGACTGCCGCTGGCGTCGACGACCTACTATTTTTCTTCGCTGGACGACCTGATCGCCAAAGCCGTGGAGTACGTCGGAACGCTGGAAACCCAGGCGCTGCAGGACCGGGTGGCCGCTTTGTCGCGGCGCCGGCGCGGCGCCGAGTCGACCGCCGACATCCTCGTCGATTTGCTCGTCGGGGACAGTCCCGAGCGGGTGACCGAACAGTTGATCTCACGCTACGAGCGGCTCATCGCGTGCGCGCGGCAACCGGGCCTGCGCGACATCCAGCGCAGGATCCTCAAGCACCGCACCGATGCCGTCATCGAGGTCGTCGAGCGCTGCGGCCGATCGGTGCGCGCGGAGCTGCTCACCGCGCTGGTGTGCGCGGTCGACGGCGCGGTGGTGGCGGCACTCGTCGGCGACGGCGCCGGACCCCGTGCCACGGCCAGGGCCACGCTGATCGACGTGATCGACGTGCTTGCCCCCTTCAACTAGCGACGTTTGTCTTCGTAGGCCGATGGTTAACTCCCTTCCGGTGATCCTCACCGACTCCCTGGGCGCCGTCGTGGACACGGTCCTGGACCGGTCGGTGGTGCTGGGCTACACGAAGATCGGTTCGCGGCTGCGGGCGTTGTGGTGGCCCGCCGATCCCGCCCCGGACGCGATGGCCGGCAAGCGGGTGGTGGTCACCGGCGCCACGGCCGGCATCGGGGAGGCGATGGCGGGGTCGTTCGCGCGGCTCGGGGCCACCGTCCATCTGCTCGGCCGCGACCCGGGCAAAGTGGGTCGGTCCGCGGCAACCGTGCGCGCCGCCGTCCCGGGCGCCGACGTGGTCGAGGAGGTCTGCGACGTCGCCGATCTCGCCGCGGTGCGGTCCTGGACCGCCGACTTGGCCGCGCGCGTCGATGCCTTGCACGGGCTGGTGCACAACGCGGGAGTGATGCCCAAGGAGCGGGCCGAGACCGCGCAGGGTCACGAGGTGCAGCTGGCCTGCCACGTGCTCGGCCCGCATCTAATGACCGAGAACCTCCTGGGGTTGCTTGGCGCGGCCGGCGAGTCGGCCATCGTGTTCATGTCCTCGGGGGGCATGTACAGCGCGCCGGTGAAGCGTTGGACCGTCGACGAACTCGAATCGCGCGACGGCCCGTACAACGGGGTGCGCGTCTATGCGCGGACCAAACGGATGCAGGTACTGCTGGCCGATGCCTGGGCGAACCGGTTGAGCGACAGCACTATTCGCGTGTACAGCACGCATCCCGGCTGGGTCGAGACGCCCGGTGTCGCCGAGGCGCTGCCTGGCTTCCGGCGCGTGACCCGGCCGCTGCTGCGCGACACCGCCGACGGCGCCGACACCACCGTCTGGCTGGTGGCCACGCGTCCCGAATCCGGTCCAGGCCACTTCTGGCACG
This window contains:
- a CDS encoding alpha/beta hydrolase codes for the protein MARMPTISRREMLGLGFRAGLATATGVAAVSAMSRATAAGAPPAAAPTYAAGSFPSAARGGAPANWIVARPPGQTAPLRPVILLHGKDSSAQTVMSMGAEQFLADAVRAGLPPFALAAVDGGNGYWHRRASGDDSGAMVLDEFLPLLAEQGLDTSRVGFLGWSMGGYGALLLGTRLGAGRTAAICAVSPALWTSAGAAAPGAFDDAADYEANSVWGLAGLTGIPVRIDCGDDDPFASATRQFIGQLPTPPAGGFSPGGHNAAFWSSQLSSELSWMAPLLTV
- a CDS encoding TetR/AcrR family transcriptional regulator, whose product is MSSVTAAVTPKGERRRYALVSAAADLLCEGGFDAVRHRAVARRAGLPLASTTYYFSSLDDLIAKAVEYVGTLETQALQDRVAALSRRRRGAESTADILVDLLVGDSPERVTEQLISRYERLIACARQPGLRDIQRRILKHRTDAVIEVVERCGRSVRAELLTALVCAVDGAVVAALVGDGAGPRATARATLIDVIDVLAPFN
- a CDS encoding cytochrome P450, with protein sequence MSLPQGSTSPRVASLLPPGYDFTDPDVLLHGIPVTEFAELRRTAPVWWNAQQESVFDDGGYWVISRHADIKAISRDGALWSTNRKGAVMRLPDGVTAEQLELTKALLINHDAPEHTRLRKIVSRLFTPRAIATLGEKLAVSARQIVRAAAETDAGNFVDDIAIGLPLLAIADLIGVPEADRERLFHWTNCIMNTDDPDFDSDPTTANAELMGYAYTMAEERRRCPADDIVTRLVQADLEGQSMSDVEFAFFVILLAVAGNETTRNAMTHGMNAFLENPDQWELFKRERPQTAVDEIIRWATPVHCFQRTANRDVELGGLTIAEGQRVGLFYSSANFDEDVFDRPFEFDILRDPNPHLAFGGNGAHYCIGANLARMEIKLMFDEIASQIPDIAKLAEPQRLRSGWINGVKELRVSYR
- the purD gene encoding phosphoribosylamine--glycine ligase, with the protein product MHVLVIGSGAREHALLLALRRDPEVDALSVAPGNAGTSALADQYDVDVTSGDDVVALARRVGADLVVIGPEVPLVLGVADAVRAAGIACFGPTRDAARIEGSKSFAKDVMNAAGVRTATSEIVDNPGHLDAALDRFGPPGGDRAWVVKDDGLAAGKGVVVTDDRIVARAHAASLLEAGHPVLLESFLDGPEVSLFCLVDGETVVPLLPAQDFKRVGDGDTGPNTGGMGAYTPLPWLPADTTDRIVDEIIKPVAAELVRRGSAFSGLLYAGLAITSKGPAVVEFNCRFGDPETQAVLALLDSPLGRLLRAAATGELAAAPAPRWRDGAAVTVVVAAENYPGRPRVGDVIHGADADGVLHAGTARRDDGALVSSGGRVLSVVGTGADLAAARTSAYAILDGIRLPGSHFRTDIGQAAAEGRIGL
- a CDS encoding TetR/AcrR family transcriptional regulator, whose product is MRTHGWSGAKPASDEEAVGRILAAAGKAIEDHGADFSISDVARTVGVTRQTVYRYFPSTEALLVAAAVRAVDGFLERLAAHVAGVTDPADAVTEAVATALEWLPREKYIGLLMVPGGAAHVESVTSDVALRFARDMVGRLDVDWAGIGYGDDDLDELAEHLLRVIQSFVIDPGRPPRRGAALRRYLRRWVGGALRT
- a CDS encoding SDR family NAD(P)-dependent oxidoreductase, whose protein sequence is MVNSLPVILTDSLGAVVDTVLDRSVVLGYTKIGSRLRALWWPADPAPDAMAGKRVVVTGATAGIGEAMAGSFARLGATVHLLGRDPGKVGRSAATVRAAVPGADVVEEVCDVADLAAVRSWTADLAARVDALHGLVHNAGVMPKERAETAQGHEVQLACHVLGPHLMTENLLGLLGAAGESAIVFMSSGGMYSAPVKRWTVDELESRDGPYNGVRVYARTKRMQVLLADAWANRLSDSTIRVYSTHPGWVETPGVAEALPGFRRVTRPLLRDTADGADTTVWLVATRPESGPGHFWHDRAQRPTTFGWERGVDPRLAASFFDEVSALALRSTAG